The genome window CGGCAATCGCCAACTTCATTTTGGACGAAGGAACCTTTACATAATCATGCTTTGCAGTATTCGCATTGCGGATTCTTGTCAGCATATCCGCGATCGGATCGGTCATAGTCATAGTTTATTCCTCCTCTCTTTCTTACCAGCTGGCTTTCTTAACGCCCGGGATTTGACCCTTGTAGGCCAATTCTCTGAAACATACTCTGCAAATTCCGAACTTCTTTAATACGGAATGAGGTCTTCCGCAGATTCGGCAGCGGGTATACCCTTGTGTAGAAAATCTGGGTTCGCGCTGCTGCTTAACGATCATTGATTTTTTAGCCATAGCTTCCTCCTACTTTCTAAACGGCATTCCGAATTGCGCCAGCAATTCACGGCCTTCTTCATCACTGTGAGCAGTCGTTACGATAATAACGTCCATGCCGCGCACCTTATCCACCTTATCGTACTGAATCTCCGGAAAAATAATCTGTTCCTTGATTCCCAGCGCATAGTTGCCGCGTCCGTCAAAAGAATCCGGATTTACGCCGCGAAAGTCTCTAACCCGAGGTAAGGCGATCGAGATTAAACGGTCTAAGAAATCATACATCTTGTCGCCGCGCAGAGTAACTTTGCAGCCGATGTTCATGCCTTCTCTTAATTTAAAAGCCGCGATTGATTTTTTTGCTTTGGTGATAAGGGGCTTTTGACCGGTGATCAAACCCAATTCCTCAGCTGCGTTTTCCAGCGCCTTGGCGTTTTCTCTGGCATCACTGACGCCCATGTTGATCACGATCTTTTCAATCTTCGGCACCTGCATCACGCTTTTATAATTAAACTTTTTCTTTAATTCACTAACAATCTGTTCCTGGTATTTTACCTTAAAACGACTCAATGCTCTTACCTCCTCTTTTCGTCAATCACATCGCCGGTTGACTTGGCGACACGATACCGAACGTTCTTCATCTTGCCGTCCACTTCTTCCTGAACCACTTTAATTCCGAGTCTTGTCGGCTTGCCATTATGCAGGTACATAACATTGGATACATCAATAAAGGCTTCCTGATGAACGATCCCGCCCTGACGGTTGGCTGCGCTTGGCTTGGTATGCTTGGTCGCTTTGGCGATGCCTTCTACCAGCACTCTGCGGTTTTTGTGGTCAACCTTCAGCACTTTGCCCTCTTTACCCAAATCTTTGCCGGCAATTACTCTGACCTTATCGTTAACTTTTATCTTCATTTTCATGCTTACGTCCTCCTAAAGAACTTCCGGAGCAAGAGACAAAATCTTCATGTAATTTTTCTCTCTCAGCTCTCTGGCAACCGGTCCAAAAATACGGGTGCCCTTCGGCGTTCCGTCTTCTCTCAGAATAACCGCTGCGTTTTGATCAAAGCGGATATAAGAACCGTTGCTTCTTCTGGTTTGGTTGGTAGTGCGCACTACGACCGCCTTGACTACGTCGCCTTTTTTTACAACGCCGCCTGGTGTTGCGCTTTTAACAGTCGCAATGATAACATCTCCGATCCTTGCGTATCTTCTGGTGGATCCGCCCATGACGCGAATGCAAAGTAGTTCTTTGGCGCCGGTATTGTCTGCCACCTTTAATCTTGATTCCTGTTGAATCATTTTCCGTACCTCCTATTTCGCATCTATTTTGCTTTTTCGATAATTTCTACTAATCTCCAGTGCTTATCCTTAGACAGCGGTCTGGTTTCCATGACGCGCACCCGGTCGCCGATTTTGCATTCGTTGTTTTCATCATGCGCCTTTAATTTCTTCGTCTGCTTTACAACCTTGCCGTACAGCGGATGCTTTACGTTGGTTTCGACTTTTACGGTAATGGTTTTATCCATTTTATCACTCGAAACGATACCGACCCGAGTTTTTCTCATATTTCTTTCTTCTGCCATGATCTATTCCTCCTTCGGCTATGCTTTCTTGCTTTGAGCGGTCAGAACGGTTTGGATCCGGGCAATGTTCCTGCGCACCTCTTTAATCCGACCGGTGTTGCTTAACTGATTGGTCGCATTTTGAAATCTGAGGTTAAACAATTCTTTTTTCGCGCTCACAAGGTCTTCGTTTAATTCCGCTGCGGACTTATTTAATAATTCTTCCATATATTTAGATGATTTCATTCTACTCACCGCCTTCTAAATCAGCTTTCGACACTACCTTGCACTTGATCGGCAACTTATGTGTCGCAAGTCTCAACGCTTCTTTGGCAACCGTTTCGCTGACGCCGCCGATCTCGAACATGACGCGATCCGGCCGAACTACTGCCACATAATACTCTACCGCACCTTTACCTTTACCCATACGAGTTTCAGCGGGAGTTGCCGTAATAGGCTTATCCGGGAAAATCTTAATCCATAACTTACCGCCACGACGCATGTGACGGGTAGCAGCCACACGGGCAGCTTCGATCTGATTTGCCTTGATCCAGCCCGGCTCTAATGCAATGATTCCATATTCACCATAATTGATTTTATTTCCGCGTGTTGCTCTTCCGCGCATTTTCATGCGGAATTGCTTACGATATTTTGTTCTCTTCGGCATTAACATTTATTTTTCGCTCCCTTCGCT of Lachnospiraceae bacterium oral taxon 500 contains these proteins:
- a CDS encoding type Z 30S ribosomal protein S14 is translated as MAKKSMIVKQQREPRFSTQGYTRCRICGRPHSVLKKFGICRVCFRELAYKGQIPGVKKASW
- a CDS encoding 50S ribosomal protein L5 yields the protein MSRFKVKYQEQIVSELKKKFNYKSVMQVPKIEKIVINMGVSDARENAKALENAAEELGLITGQKPLITKAKKSIAAFKLREGMNIGCKVTLRGDKMYDFLDRLISIALPRVRDFRGVNPDSFDGRGNYALGIKEQIIFPEIQYDKVDKVRGMDVIIVTTAHSDEEGRELLAQFGMPFRK
- a CDS encoding 50S ribosomal protein L24; this translates as MKIKVNDKVRVIAGKDLGKEGKVLKVDHKNRRVLVEGIAKATKHTKPSAANRQGGIVHQEAFIDVSNVMYLHNGKPTRLGIKVVQEEVDGKMKNVRYRVAKSTGDVIDEKRR
- a CDS encoding 50S ribosomal protein L14, with translation MIQQESRLKVADNTGAKELLCIRVMGGSTRRYARIGDVIIATVKSATPGGVVKKGDVVKAVVVRTTNQTRRSNGSYIRFDQNAAVILREDGTPKGTRIFGPVARELREKNYMKILSLAPEVL
- a CDS encoding 30S ribosomal protein S17, yielding MAEERNMRKTRVGIVSSDKMDKTITVKVETNVKHPLYGKVVKQTKKLKAHDENNECKIGDRVRVMETRPLSKDKHWRLVEIIEKAK
- a CDS encoding 50S ribosomal protein L29, giving the protein MKSSKYMEELLNKSAAELNEDLVSAKKELFNLRFQNATNQLSNTGRIKEVRRNIARIQTVLTAQSKKA
- a CDS encoding 50S ribosomal protein L16; protein product: MLMPKRTKYRKQFRMKMRGRATRGNKINYGEYGIIALEPGWIKANQIEAARVAATRHMRRGGKLWIKIFPDKPITATPAETRMGKGKGAVEYYVAVVRPDRVMFEIGGVSETVAKEALRLATHKLPIKCKVVSKADLEGGE